From Selenomonas ruminantium AC2024, a single genomic window includes:
- the fliY gene encoding flagellar motor switch phosphatase FliY, with the protein MSDDMISQEEIDALLNGGGIPAADDSPAPAGESEAPAEALAEAATGSDSSSSQFDDVLTDVEKDALGEIGNISMGSAATTLSVLLGHKVNITTPAVSVSSMSIIQEQYPMPYLIVEVGYTIGIDGNNVLAIQAQDASIIADLMMGGDGTNPDTEINEIAMSAVGESMNQMMGTVATSLSTMFNKKIDISPPKVNLIDFGNEEKVTEVIGTDDPIVCTSFRMEVDGLIDSEIMQILPVEVAKEMVESLTNGSAEEPEPEPAPAPAPPPPPPPQPAAAPPPPPAAAPAQQMAPPVMAPPPGGGYGYGMPMQGMAANIPVQPAQFTPLNMQPVQVNDANIGLILDVPLSVTVELGRTNKSIKDILELTNGSIVELDKLAGEPVDINVNGKFLAKGEVVVIDENFGVRITEIASPAERAAKLQ; encoded by the coding sequence ATGAGTGACGATATGATCTCGCAAGAGGAGATTGACGCCCTGCTTAATGGCGGTGGGATACCAGCAGCAGACGACAGTCCAGCACCGGCGGGAGAGTCCGAAGCACCGGCAGAAGCGCTAGCTGAAGCCGCAACAGGCTCCGACAGTAGTTCATCTCAGTTTGATGATGTACTTACGGATGTGGAAAAGGATGCCTTGGGAGAGATTGGCAATATCTCCATGGGCAGTGCTGCAACAACGCTTTCCGTGTTGTTAGGGCATAAGGTTAACATTACGACACCGGCGGTTTCTGTTTCTTCCATGAGTATTATTCAGGAACAGTACCCCATGCCCTACCTTATCGTGGAAGTTGGGTATACCATCGGTATTGATGGCAACAATGTCCTCGCCATTCAGGCACAGGATGCTTCTATTATCGCCGATTTGATGATGGGCGGTGATGGTACTAACCCGGATACAGAAATTAATGAAATCGCCATGAGCGCCGTGGGCGAGTCCATGAACCAGATGATGGGTACCGTGGCTACGTCCTTGTCCACGATGTTCAATAAGAAAATCGATATTTCCCCGCCTAAGGTAAACCTCATTGATTTTGGCAATGAGGAGAAGGTTACTGAGGTAATCGGGACGGATGATCCTATCGTGTGTACTTCCTTCCGCATGGAGGTAGATGGTCTTATCGATAGTGAAATCATGCAGATTTTGCCCGTGGAAGTGGCTAAGGAAATGGTGGAATCGCTGACAAATGGTTCGGCAGAAGAACCAGAGCCGGAACCGGCTCCAGCGCCAGCTCCGCCACCACCACCGCCACCACAGCCAGCGGCAGCACCACCGCCCCCGCCGGCGGCTGCACCTGCCCAACAGATGGCACCACCGGTTATGGCACCGCCTCCGGGCGGAGGGTATGGCTACGGAATGCCCATGCAGGGCATGGCGGCCAACATTCCGGTACAGCCAGCCCAGTTTACACCACTTAATATGCAGCCGGTACAGGTGAATGATGCCAACATTGGCCTTATTTTGGATGTACCCCTGTCGGTAACGGTGGAATTGGGGCGTACCAATAAATCCATCAAGGATATATTGGAGCTTACCAATGGTTCCATTGTGGAACTTGATAAGTTGGCTGGTGAGCCAGTGGACATCAATGTCAATGGTAAATTCCTGGCCAAAGGTGAAGTGGTGGTCATTGATGAAAACTTCGGTGTGCGAATCACCGAAATTGCCAGCCCCGCAGAGCGGGCGGCAAAGCTTCAGTAA
- the fliR gene encoding flagellar biosynthetic protein FliR, producing the protein MDFYELLQGHAAVFLLLLTRVSGIFVISPFFGSMNIPVYFRAAASFAFALVLFPVVDNFQGVAAPATILGYAGAMLSELFVGWLIGFVAYISFAAITMAGKVMDMQAGFAVVNVMDPTSGQQMPLIGSFLYNLAIIVFVVTNGHHMIISALFESFKLVPILGANPDLSLPLIIARFTTGIFFTGMKIAMPVTFAILLTNVGLGILARTMPQMNIFVVGIPMQLTVGMLILTMVLPFYVLFLDVLFNEMYGNITIALEALQ; encoded by the coding sequence ATGGACTTTTATGAACTTCTGCAAGGTCATGCGGCTGTGTTTTTGCTCCTGCTTACTCGGGTTAGTGGTATATTTGTGATTTCGCCTTTCTTTGGCAGTATGAATATACCGGTATATTTTCGGGCGGCGGCTTCCTTTGCCTTTGCGCTGGTACTTTTCCCCGTAGTGGATAATTTTCAGGGCGTGGCTGCTCCAGCTACCATCCTTGGTTATGCAGGAGCAATGCTTAGCGAACTCTTTGTAGGCTGGCTTATCGGGTTTGTGGCGTATATTTCCTTTGCTGCCATCACCATGGCCGGCAAGGTTATGGATATGCAGGCTGGCTTTGCCGTTGTAAACGTAATGGATCCGACTTCCGGTCAGCAAATGCCGCTTATCGGAAGTTTTCTTTATAATTTGGCCATTATTGTTTTTGTAGTGACCAACGGCCATCACATGATTATTTCGGCTCTGTTTGAGAGCTTTAAGCTGGTGCCTATCTTAGGTGCCAATCCGGATCTGTCTTTGCCGCTGATTATTGCGCGCTTTACGACCGGAATTTTTTTTACCGGCATGAAAATTGCCATGCCCGTAACCTTTGCCATTTTGCTGACCAATGTTGGTCTGGGAATATTGGCGCGAACAATGCCCCAAATGAATATCTTCGTGGTGGGCATTCCGATGCAGCTGACTGTGGGAATGTTGATTCTGACCATGGTGCTGCCTTTCTACGTCTTGTTTCTGGATGTGTTGTTCAATGAAATGTATGGAAACATTACCATTGCGTTGGAGGCCTTGCAATAG
- a CDS encoding MinD/ParA family protein yields the protein MGDQAARLRQLVDKSEYEVKMSVVPDAPTLSTLGPRVIAVTSGKGGVGKTNITVNLAIALRQAGQRVLVIDADLGMANVDVVLGSMSKKHLLNLLEKDTKLQDVMIDGPYGVRYISGGSGIEKAADFTYEERQRLMQKLTACGQMADIILIDTGAGLGRNVMDFILAADEVLLVTTPEPTALTDAYAVLKAYSMYAASKNIKLLVNRVYDEAESREVVAKLQQTSTRFLNMPIDCLGYVFEDSAVMRSVRQQQPFLAAQPGAVASRCIQGLANSLLFGSKMKVKRGWKGFLRQIFNFAH from the coding sequence ATGGGTGATCAGGCAGCAAGACTGCGTCAATTAGTGGATAAAAGTGAATACGAAGTAAAGATGTCAGTTGTGCCCGATGCACCAACCCTGTCAACGCTCGGCCCACGGGTAATTGCCGTAACCAGTGGCAAAGGCGGCGTGGGTAAGACCAACATTACGGTGAATCTGGCGATTGCTTTAAGGCAGGCTGGACAAAGGGTACTGGTGATTGATGCTGACCTGGGCATGGCCAATGTGGATGTGGTACTGGGCAGCATGTCAAAGAAACATTTACTGAATCTCTTGGAGAAGGATACAAAGCTGCAGGATGTGATGATAGACGGCCCTTATGGTGTCCGCTACATCTCCGGCGGCTCCGGCATTGAAAAAGCAGCGGATTTCACCTATGAGGAACGCCAGCGGCTGATGCAGAAGCTTACGGCCTGCGGGCAGATGGCAGACATCATCCTCATTGATACCGGTGCGGGGCTGGGCCGGAATGTGATGGATTTCATTCTGGCAGCCGATGAAGTATTGCTGGTAACCACACCTGAACCTACGGCCCTGACGGATGCGTATGCAGTCCTGAAGGCTTACAGTATGTATGCTGCCAGTAAGAACATCAAGCTATTGGTGAACCGTGTATACGATGAAGCAGAAAGCCGTGAGGTGGTAGCCAAGCTGCAGCAGACATCCACCCGTTTTTTGAATATGCCCATAGATTGTCTGGGGTATGTTTTTGAAGATAGTGCAGTGATGAGGTCGGTGCGCCAGCAACAGCCATTTTTGGCTGCTCAGCCGGGAGCCGTGGCTTCCCGCTGCATTCAAGGATTGGCAAACAGCCTGCTTTTTGGCAGTAAAATGAAAGTTAAGCGCGGCTGGAAGGGATTTTTGCGACAAATATTTAATTTTGCGCATTAA
- the fliQ gene encoding flagellar biosynthesis protein FliQ, which yields MSGDLVVQLGQEALFIVMIVAAPMLGLGLIVGLMVSVFQATTSIQEQTLAFIPKIIAVFVAILIFGPWMLRIMTEYLTNILVNLPGYIG from the coding sequence ATGTCTGGTGATTTAGTTGTACAGCTGGGGCAGGAAGCCCTGTTCATCGTAATGATTGTTGCAGCTCCGATGCTGGGGCTGGGGCTTATTGTAGGTCTGATGGTCAGTGTCTTTCAGGCAACTACCTCCATTCAGGAACAGACCTTGGCATTTATTCCTAAGATTATCGCTGTGTTTGTGGCAATTCTTATTTTTGGTCCTTGGATGCTGCGGATTATGACGGAGTATCTGACCAATATTTTGGTTAATTTGCCTGGCTACATTGGCTAA
- a CDS encoding response regulator, with amino-acid sequence MAVRVLVVDDAAFMRMMVKDILSKNGYEVVGEAENGMKALEKYQELKPDLVTMDITMPEMDGISAVKEIKKVDPNAKIVMCSAMGQQAMVIEAIQAGARDFIVKPFQADRVLEAVRKAVG; translated from the coding sequence ATGGCAGTAAGAGTATTGGTCGTTGACGATGCGGCATTTATGAGAATGATGGTTAAAGATATTCTGTCCAAGAACGGCTATGAAGTCGTGGGTGAGGCAGAAAACGGCATGAAGGCTCTGGAAAAATACCAGGAACTGAAACCGGATCTGGTTACCATGGATATCACGATGCCGGAAATGGATGGTATCAGTGCCGTTAAGGAAATCAAGAAGGTTGATCCCAACGCCAAGATCGTTATGTGCAGCGCAATGGGCCAGCAGGCCATGGTTATTGAAGCCATTCAGGCTGGTGCCCGGGACTTTATTGTAAAACCCTTCCAGGCTGATCGTGTATTGGAGGCTGTCCGTAAAGCAGTGGGCTGA
- the flhA gene encoding flagellar biosynthesis protein FlhA: MAAQQAAAPNTVFGKGSFIQKYSDVMIAVAIVTIVVMMIIPLPTLLLDMLICLNITIALLLVMSVIYNKEALDLSIFPSLLLITTLFRLALNISSTRLILLDGYAGEVITAFGNFVVGGNPVVGFIMFVILVAVNFIVITKGSERVAEVSARFTLDAMPGKQMSIDADLNQGAITDAEAKIRREKIQHEADFFGAMDGASKFVKGDAIAAIIIMLINIAGGFVIGMMQRNMEAIQALQTYTLLTVGEGLVSQIPALLISTATGLIVTRAGAEGNLGSDIVGQLFHNDRIFYILGGVLIFFSLVPGLPGIPFFALSMFCFLIGRLLQQQTEVKTEVQQEEKKVQEKRKATTPENIVSLLQVDPMELEIGYSLIPLVDTGQGGDLLDRIVMIRRQCALELGLVVPTIRIRDNIQIKPNAYIIKLKGIEIAKGELMLDHYLAMNSGTVFEEVPGIETTEPAFGLPALWIPENEREQAELNGYTVVDAVSVLATHLTEVIKQHADEILGRQETQNLIDNLKKSNQALVDEVVPDLLNVGEIQKVLANLLRERISIRDMSTILEVLADYGRATKDTEILTEYVRHAMARHITQQNVQNGTLPCITLDPALENRIAGGVQRTEHGSYVSIDPDSMQKLVTALNEELPKLTNMGYQPIVLTSPAVRLYFRKLVERSVPGLIILSHAEIEQSVEIQILGVVKI; the protein is encoded by the coding sequence ATGGCTGCACAACAGGCAGCTGCCCCCAATACCGTATTCGGCAAGGGCAGTTTCATTCAAAAATACAGCGATGTTATGATAGCGGTTGCTATCGTCACTATCGTTGTCATGATGATTATACCGCTGCCGACGCTGCTGCTGGATATGCTGATCTGTCTGAATATCACCATAGCGTTGCTGCTGGTTATGTCGGTAATCTACAACAAGGAAGCTTTGGATTTATCCATTTTCCCGTCCCTGCTTTTGATTACCACTTTGTTCCGGCTGGCGCTGAATATTTCTTCTACCCGTTTGATCCTTTTGGATGGCTACGCTGGGGAAGTTATTACCGCATTCGGTAACTTCGTTGTCGGTGGTAATCCCGTTGTCGGGTTTATCATGTTCGTCATCCTGGTAGCCGTTAACTTTATTGTTATCACCAAAGGTTCCGAACGTGTGGCTGAAGTATCGGCCCGTTTCACCTTGGATGCTATGCCTGGTAAGCAGATGTCCATTGATGCCGACCTCAATCAGGGGGCCATCACGGATGCAGAAGCAAAAATCCGCCGTGAGAAAATCCAGCATGAAGCGGATTTCTTCGGCGCTATGGACGGTGCTTCCAAGTTCGTCAAAGGGGATGCCATTGCCGCTATCATCATCATGCTGATAAATATTGCCGGTGGTTTTGTCATCGGCATGATGCAGCGCAACATGGAGGCTATTCAGGCGCTGCAGACTTATACTTTGCTGACCGTCGGTGAAGGTCTGGTCAGCCAGATTCCGGCCCTTTTGATTTCCACGGCTACGGGCCTTATCGTTACCCGTGCCGGTGCGGAAGGCAATCTGGGCAGCGACATTGTGGGACAGCTCTTCCATAATGACCGCATCTTCTATATCCTGGGCGGCGTGTTGATTTTCTTCTCGCTGGTACCAGGGCTTCCAGGGATTCCGTTCTTTGCGTTGTCCATGTTCTGTTTCCTCATTGGCAGACTTTTGCAGCAGCAGACCGAAGTCAAGACGGAAGTGCAGCAGGAGGAAAAGAAGGTACAGGAAAAACGCAAGGCCACCACGCCGGAGAATATTGTTTCTCTCCTGCAGGTGGACCCCATGGAACTGGAAATTGGCTATTCGCTGATTCCATTGGTGGATACGGGGCAGGGCGGTGACCTGCTGGACCGTATCGTCATGATTCGCCGTCAGTGTGCGCTGGAATTGGGCCTTGTGGTGCCCACCATCCGCATTCGCGATAATATCCAGATAAAACCCAATGCCTATATCATCAAATTGAAAGGCATTGAGATTGCCAAGGGCGAGTTAATGCTTGACCATTATCTGGCTATGAACTCCGGTACGGTCTTTGAGGAAGTGCCGGGCATTGAAACCACAGAGCCGGCCTTTGGCCTGCCTGCTTTATGGATTCCGGAAAACGAGCGTGAGCAGGCAGAATTAAATGGTTATACAGTAGTAGATGCGGTGTCGGTTCTCGCCACCCATCTCACCGAGGTCATCAAACAGCATGCAGATGAAATCCTCGGCCGTCAGGAAACCCAGAACCTTATCGATAACCTCAAGAAATCCAATCAGGCATTGGTGGACGAGGTTGTTCCCGACCTGCTCAACGTGGGTGAGATTCAGAAGGTACTGGCCAATCTCCTGCGGGAGCGCATTTCCATCCGCGATATGAGCACCATTTTGGAGGTGCTGGCCGATTACGGGCGGGCAACTAAGGACACGGAGATACTTACCGAGTATGTCCGTCATGCCATGGCCCGTCATATCACCCAGCAGAATGTGCAGAATGGGACGCTCCCCTGCATCACGCTGGACCCGGCTTTGGAAAACCGCATTGCGGGCGGTGTACAGCGTACGGAGCACGGCTCCTACGTCAGCATCGACCCGGATTCCATGCAAAAACTGGTTACGGCACTCAATGAAGAGCTGCCGAAACTTACCAATATGGGCTATCAGCCAATTGTGCTGACCAGCCCGGCTGTACGCCTGTACTTCCGCAAATTGGTGGAACGTTCCGTACCGGGGCTTATTATTCTGTCCCATGCGGAAATTGAGCAGAGCGTAGAGATTCAAATTCTTGGGGTGGTGAAGATTTAA
- the fliP gene encoding flagellar type III secretion system pore protein FliP (The bacterial flagellar biogenesis protein FliP forms a type III secretion system (T3SS)-type pore required for flagellar assembly.) — MLGGIALLLFMAQDAALAAPLIPSVNVDVGSSNKPQDVAVTLQVMALLTILSLAPGILIMTTSFVRIVVVIGFLRNALSTQNVPPNQVVIALSLFLTFYIMSPYWSQANENGIQPYMAGQITQEEAITNVVAPIREFMFKQTRESDLALFVNLADDERPETQDDVSTFTLIPAFVISELKTAFQIGFMIYVPFIVIDMIVASTLMSMGMMMLPPVMISLPFKILLFVMVDGWHLLIKSLIVSFK; from the coding sequence ATGCTAGGAGGGATAGCCCTCTTGCTGTTTATGGCACAGGACGCTGCTTTAGCTGCACCGCTTATACCCTCGGTAAATGTCGATGTGGGCTCGTCAAATAAGCCCCAGGATGTAGCGGTGACGCTGCAGGTGATGGCGCTCCTGACCATCTTGTCTTTGGCACCGGGCATCCTCATAATGACCACATCCTTTGTGCGTATTGTGGTAGTTATCGGCTTTTTGCGCAATGCTTTGTCTACCCAGAATGTGCCGCCGAATCAGGTGGTTATCGCTTTATCGCTGTTTTTGACCTTTTATATTATGTCTCCTTATTGGAGTCAGGCCAATGAAAACGGCATTCAGCCTTATATGGCTGGGCAGATAACCCAGGAGGAGGCCATTACCAATGTGGTGGCACCGATTCGCGAGTTTATGTTCAAGCAGACCCGTGAATCCGATTTGGCATTGTTCGTGAATTTGGCTGATGATGAACGCCCGGAAACACAGGATGATGTTTCGACCTTTACCTTGATTCCCGCTTTTGTTATCAGTGAGTTAAAGACGGCCTTTCAGATCGGTTTTATGATTTATGTGCCCTTTATCGTCATTGATATGATTGTGGCCAGTACCTTGATGTCTATGGGCATGATGATGCTGCCACCGGTAATGATATCCTTGCCGTTCAAGATTTTGCTCTTCGTTATGGTTGACGGCTGGCATCTGCTGATAAAGTCGCTGATTGTCAGTTTCAAATAG
- the flhF gene encoding flagellar biosynthesis protein FlhF, with amino-acid sequence MEQVKEELGRDAVILHTKKYREGGFMGYKGKEVVEVTAAIEENAPESPVKSRPRRSLHAEPERQPATGSNFDVLSKAAPMPHTVLSQYKTNGTETGVRMAEAPIAAPDFQPLIPDKPTAQPKAPRVLTTETIEEATQANVAAKEDEEVNPNGVNDVQSVVQPVMIASNPEDAEKIQKLEAELAQMKTLLTQVMSKDQPQDEVSLQEALRRQEVDEDILKDMAAKTAAGDMLMDSLDKRAPEVVAGYLEGKMNFAEGIKLNKHGVRIVALIGATGVGKTTTLAKIAARFVLEKNIRAALITADTYRISAVEQLKTYSDIIGLPLEIVYSPDELKVAIHKHRDKDLILIDTAGRSQHNEYQMKELQDFLAVDSRIEKHLVMSATTKNRDVEDILQKFSVCEPGRVIFTKTDETSSLGMIVNLLADKDISLSFMTNGQSVPDDIVPATADKLAALLLRE; translated from the coding sequence ATGGAGCAAGTTAAAGAAGAATTGGGCCGTGATGCAGTCATTTTGCATACGAAGAAATACCGTGAGGGCGGTTTTATGGGCTATAAGGGCAAAGAAGTGGTGGAGGTTACGGCCGCCATCGAAGAAAATGCCCCGGAAAGTCCTGTAAAGAGCCGCCCAAGACGCAGCCTGCATGCTGAGCCGGAGCGCCAGCCTGCCACGGGAAGCAATTTTGATGTCCTGTCCAAGGCAGCGCCGATGCCACACACGGTTTTGTCCCAGTACAAGACGAATGGCACAGAAACCGGTGTACGCATGGCAGAAGCGCCTATTGCAGCACCGGATTTTCAGCCGCTGATACCCGATAAACCGACGGCGCAGCCCAAGGCTCCCAGGGTACTGACCACAGAAACAATCGAAGAAGCAACCCAAGCAAATGTAGCAGCAAAGGAAGATGAAGAAGTGAATCCCAATGGCGTAAATGATGTGCAGTCCGTCGTGCAGCCTGTGATGATTGCCTCCAATCCTGAGGATGCAGAAAAGATTCAGAAGCTCGAAGCGGAACTGGCGCAGATGAAGACTCTTTTGACCCAGGTGATGAGCAAGGATCAGCCGCAGGATGAAGTGTCCCTGCAGGAGGCTTTGCGCCGTCAGGAAGTCGATGAAGATATTCTGAAGGATATGGCTGCCAAGACGGCCGCTGGGGATATGCTGATGGACTCTTTGGACAAAAGGGCTCCGGAAGTGGTAGCCGGCTATCTGGAAGGCAAGATGAATTTTGCCGAAGGCATCAAGCTCAATAAGCACGGTGTGCGCATCGTGGCCCTTATCGGTGCTACTGGTGTGGGCAAGACCACGACCTTGGCTAAGATTGCTGCCCGCTTCGTCCTGGAGAAGAATATCCGGGCCGCTCTGATTACTGCCGATACCTACCGCATTTCTGCAGTGGAGCAGCTCAAGACGTATTCTGATATTATTGGCCTGCCTCTGGAAATCGTGTATTCTCCGGATGAATTGAAGGTGGCTATTCACAAGCACCGGGATAAGGATTTGATTTTGATTGATACAGCAGGCCGCAGCCAACACAATGAATATCAGATGAAGGAATTGCAGGATTTCCTGGCGGTGGATTCACGAATTGAGAAGCATCTGGTTATGAGTGCCACTACGAAGAACCGTGATGTGGAAGACATCTTGCAGAAGTTTTCCGTTTGTGAACCAGGGCGGGTTATCTTTACCAAGACCGATGAAACCAGCAGTCTGGGCATGATTGTCAACCTGCTGGCCGACAAGGATATATCGCTGTCCTTTATGACTAACGGGCAGAGCGTTCCGGATGATATTGTACCTGCTACTGCTGATAAACTGGCCGCATTACTGTTGAGGGAATGA
- a CDS encoding flagellar brake protein, whose product MTGELVKAKEYLKIGQRVEFYVEADETRYASRIEDMTEDTLEVAMPMTRQGVPIIPKDHEKLYGVAVGDHCRFRFFTVYQGKGYKDGRIPVWYVDRPSEMERFQNREFVRVKVNLKATVSLVDEDGTIHDSENVPVVDLSGSGICLAFPHEVEPETKAVLELNGIPGVGIIDVMCRIVRCSPVERSDESIVYHVGAAFLHLPRSTVNKLVRYLFSVQRANIAKGFKE is encoded by the coding sequence ATGACGGGCGAATTAGTAAAGGCAAAAGAATACTTAAAGATTGGCCAGCGGGTCGAGTTTTATGTAGAGGCTGATGAAACCCGTTATGCCAGCCGCATTGAGGACATGACCGAGGATACGCTGGAAGTGGCTATGCCCATGACTCGGCAGGGGGTACCAATCATCCCCAAGGACCATGAAAAATTGTATGGTGTAGCCGTTGGCGACCACTGCCGTTTTCGTTTTTTCACAGTGTATCAGGGAAAAGGCTATAAGGATGGCCGAATCCCTGTCTGGTATGTGGACAGGCCAAGCGAAATGGAGCGTTTCCAGAATCGCGAATTCGTGCGGGTAAAGGTGAATCTCAAAGCCACGGTGAGCTTGGTGGATGAGGATGGGACTATCCATGATAGCGAAAACGTACCCGTGGTGGATTTGAGCGGCAGTGGAATCTGTCTGGCCTTTCCGCATGAGGTCGAACCCGAAACCAAGGCGGTGCTGGAACTTAATGGGATTCCCGGCGTAGGGATTATCGATGTCATGTGCCGTATTGTGCGTTGTTCGCCTGTAGAGCGGTCGGATGAATCCATCGTCTATCATGTGGGTGCGGCCTTTCTGCATTTGCCCCGGAGCACAGTCAATAAGCTGGTCCGCTATCTGTTTAGCGTACAGCGGGCCAACATTGCCAAAGGGTTCAAAGAATAA
- the fliO gene encoding flagellar biosynthetic protein FliO yields the protein MERKRIFLACFVGILILLVMADPALAAEEAAKGGYLAGYENSDPRPTSISWWSTIAYLVSLFAIFVFVVGLAYFAARFIGGKFAQQKLGYGGRILSHLPLGPNRSVCVIEMSGRVFMLGVTEHSITLLSEITDPDEIDRLHREDLAFGKMPDMFSQQFGTLAGLVQKVPPLFRK from the coding sequence ATGGAAAGAAAACGTATTTTTCTGGCGTGTTTCGTGGGTATACTCATACTTTTAGTAATGGCAGATCCAGCCTTGGCAGCCGAAGAGGCTGCCAAGGGCGGGTATCTGGCTGGGTATGAGAATAGCGACCCGCGGCCAACGTCGATTTCCTGGTGGTCAACGATTGCTTATCTGGTCAGCCTCTTTGCTATTTTTGTATTTGTAGTAGGGCTGGCTTATTTTGCTGCCCGGTTTATCGGCGGCAAATTTGCCCAGCAGAAGTTGGGCTATGGTGGCAGAATCCTGTCCCATCTGCCTTTGGGACCAAATCGTTCGGTGTGTGTGATTGAAATGAGTGGTCGGGTGTTTATGCTTGGCGTCACGGAACATTCCATCACGTTGTTGTCGGAAATAACCGATCCTGATGAGATTGACCGCCTGCACCGCGAGGATTTGGCCTTTGGCAAGATGCCGGATATGTTTTCCCAGCAGTTTGGTACGCTGGCGGGACTGGTTCAGAAGGTGCCGCCGTTATTCCGCAAGTGA
- the flhB gene encoding flagellar biosynthesis protein FlhB: METLPLRWRPCNRNSFVFDLQLFAGDDKTEEPTQKKRDDARKKGQVGRSTDMSAAFVLLMGFFIIKMLWEFIYHKIATYTTYVFSHLNQTVDTESVVRIFIGIIELLAQTALPIMLAIMMIGLAINLFQVGLNFNTEAIEFKLDKLNPINGFGRIFSKRSLMELFKSLMKIAIIGFFLYDFLSDHLMEMPQFIYFDLPTSLAQISDIIFSMAFEVIGVIMIVGFIDYAYQKWQTTQDLKMSKQEVKDEMKQSEGDPQIKGKIKQKQRQMAMSRMMQEVPKADVIVTNPTHFAVALKYEKGMVAPLVVAKGQDLVAQRIKDLARDNRVPIVENKPLARALYAAVDVGDIVPAELYQAVAEVLAYVYRLKNNRRRRA; this comes from the coding sequence ATGGAAACATTACCATTGCGTTGGAGGCCTTGCAATAGAAATTCCTTTGTCTTTGACTTGCAGCTTTTTGCTGGCGACGATAAGACGGAAGAACCAACGCAGAAAAAACGCGACGATGCCCGTAAAAAAGGGCAGGTAGGCCGCAGTACAGATATGAGTGCAGCCTTTGTGCTGCTCATGGGTTTTTTTATCATCAAGATGCTCTGGGAGTTTATCTATCATAAGATAGCAACTTACACGACCTATGTATTTTCCCATCTCAATCAGACGGTGGATACAGAGAGTGTGGTGCGCATCTTTATCGGTATCATTGAACTGCTGGCACAGACGGCGTTGCCCATTATGTTGGCGATAATGATGATTGGCTTGGCGATAAACCTGTTTCAGGTCGGCTTGAATTTCAATACAGAGGCCATTGAATTCAAGCTGGACAAGCTTAATCCCATCAATGGTTTTGGGCGTATCTTTTCCAAACGCTCCCTGATGGAACTCTTCAAGTCTTTGATGAAGATTGCAATTATTGGATTTTTTCTTTATGATTTTTTATCGGACCACTTGATGGAGATGCCTCAGTTTATTTATTTTGATTTGCCTACCAGTTTAGCGCAGATTTCTGATATAATTTTCAGTATGGCCTTTGAAGTCATTGGCGTCATTATGATTGTTGGTTTTATCGACTATGCTTATCAGAAATGGCAGACTACGCAGGACCTCAAAATGTCCAAGCAGGAAGTCAAGGATGAAATGAAGCAGTCTGAAGGTGACCCGCAGATTAAAGGCAAAATCAAGCAGAAACAGCGCCAAATGGCTATGTCCCGTATGATGCAGGAAGTGCCGAAGGCCGATGTTATCGTGACTAACCCGACCCACTTCGCCGTGGCCTTGAAATATGAAAAAGGCATGGTGGCACCGTTGGTGGTGGCCAAGGGGCAGGATTTGGTGGCGCAGCGCATTAAGGATTTAGCCAGGGATAACCGGGTACCTATAGTGGAGAATAAACCACTGGCCCGTGCTCTCTACGCTGCAGTAGATGTAGGAGATATTGTTCCTGCGGAACTGTATCAGGCTGTGGCCGAGGTTCTGGCTTATGTATATCGTCTGAAAAACAACCGCCGCCGTCGGGCATAA